In Amycolatopsis coloradensis, one genomic interval encodes:
- the hypB gene encoding hydrogenase nickel incorporation protein HypB: MCATCGCSDEAGTRVIDPEAGGHGHGHDHVHPETKRTVLLEQDILAANDLLAENNRGWLAERAIHAVNLMSSPGSGKTTLLERTIRELGREFPMTVIEGDQETVFDADRIRATGCRVIQVNTGAGCHLDADMLAKALRTLDPPNRSTVFIENVGNLVCPALFDLGEGTRTVIMSVTEGADKPGKYPHMFRTADVVLLNKIDLLPYVDFDVDMFLTALTQVNPRSRVLQMSATGGEGMDDWYGWLRERVGLGPTV, encoded by the coding sequence ATGTGCGCGACCTGCGGTTGCTCGGACGAGGCCGGAACCCGGGTGATCGACCCGGAGGCCGGCGGGCACGGTCATGGACACGATCACGTGCATCCGGAAACGAAGCGGACCGTGCTGCTGGAGCAGGACATCCTCGCCGCGAATGACCTGCTGGCCGAGAACAACCGCGGCTGGCTGGCAGAACGGGCGATCCATGCCGTGAACCTGATGAGCTCACCCGGATCCGGCAAGACCACGCTGCTCGAACGCACCATCCGAGAGCTGGGCCGCGAGTTCCCGATGACCGTGATCGAAGGCGATCAGGAGACCGTGTTCGACGCCGACCGGATCAGGGCGACCGGATGCCGGGTGATCCAGGTCAACACCGGCGCGGGCTGTCATCTGGACGCGGACATGCTGGCCAAGGCACTGCGCACGCTCGATCCACCGAACCGGTCCACGGTATTCATCGAGAACGTCGGCAACCTGGTCTGCCCAGCGCTCTTCGACCTCGGCGAAGGCACCCGCACGGTGATCATGTCGGTCACCGAGGGCGCGGACAAACCGGGGAAATACCCGCATATGTTCCGCACGGCGGACGTGGTCCTGCTCAACAAAATCGACCTACTGCCCTACGTGGACTTCGACGTCGACATGTTTCTCACCGCGCTGACGCAGGTGAACCCGAGGTCTCGCGTACTCCAGATGTCGGCGACCGGCGGTGAGGGCATGGACGACTGGTACGGCTGGCTCCGTGAGCGAGTCGGTCTCGGGCCGACGGTCTGA
- a CDS encoding zinc ribbon domain-containing protein, with product MRTVNGVRVPVLNAKGEPVTIPEIITPDESVTLHGKLQPTPENVARGKQTGGRKTTRWLAGVIECGSCGRYLVFSQAHNAGKGMYFCRHDASGGCPRPPYISSALLEDHVERAFLAAFGDLPEYVRRREVTGAAELADAGAALTAMTNELTPEAIAKLQEAQARRDAAKNAPRKVTERITATGRTMRDTWKGTAENPEARRELLRANYASIVGLRFSTGNKGSKKWDPRRVVMVANPPTVLEHAELTYRHGLAVVKAA from the coding sequence ATGCGCACCGTGAACGGAGTTCGAGTTCCCGTCCTCAACGCGAAGGGCGAGCCGGTGACGATTCCCGAGATCATCACGCCGGACGAGTCCGTGACGCTCCACGGAAAGCTCCAGCCGACCCCGGAGAACGTCGCGCGCGGTAAGCAGACTGGAGGACGGAAGACCACGCGCTGGCTCGCCGGAGTGATCGAGTGCGGCTCGTGCGGGCGATACCTCGTTTTCAGTCAGGCGCACAATGCGGGTAAGGGGATGTACTTCTGTCGTCACGATGCCTCAGGAGGATGTCCTCGTCCGCCGTACATCTCTTCGGCGTTGCTGGAGGACCACGTCGAGCGCGCGTTCCTTGCCGCGTTCGGCGACCTTCCTGAGTACGTGAGGCGCCGCGAGGTCACGGGAGCGGCCGAGCTGGCTGACGCCGGGGCGGCCCTTACGGCGATGACGAACGAATTGACCCCGGAGGCCATCGCGAAGCTCCAGGAGGCCCAGGCTCGACGCGACGCGGCGAAGAACGCGCCGAGGAAGGTCACGGAGCGGATCACGGCGACTGGTCGCACGATGCGTGATACCTGGAAAGGAACGGCCGAGAACCCGGAAGCCAGGCGTGAGCTTCTCCGAGCCAACTACGCTTCCATCGTTGGTCTCCGGTTCTCGACAGGCAATAAGGGGTCGAAGAAGTGGGACCCGCGACGCGTGGTCATGGTCGCAAATCCGCCCACGGTTCTCGAACACGCCGAGTTGACCTACCGCCATGGCCTCGCCGTCGTGAAGGCTGCCTGA
- a CDS encoding site-specific integrase encodes MSTSSSPQDLETARLLLDRLGVDPAELLTTTAPEDGQSRRRPMPTIREWIPVVAALLSPSTAASYGSYWAKAEAVWGDRPMDTITATEIKAQSEIARATAVVRRNSRGGRNAAENFIAAVRCLYKHLENDGRLDQHRNPARRVTKPRRNPSTRRALPNGQLSELNDVVASTGDDPELDALLCRLHEETACRRGGALALRPRDLDRRQCTVLLREKGETERWQPVSPTLMRHLIAHGEERGNGGREEQLLRYANGNPITKRRYDYIFRRVHAELEWARALQVTAHWLRHTTLTWVERNFGIGVARAYAGHADTASDLTTTSYVKADITEVAAALAALTGEPHPLAA; translated from the coding sequence ATGAGCACCTCCTCCAGCCCGCAGGACCTCGAAACCGCTCGTCTTCTCCTGGACCGTCTCGGCGTCGACCCCGCCGAACTCCTCACGACCACCGCACCGGAGGATGGCCAGTCGCGGCGCCGGCCCATGCCGACCATCCGGGAATGGATTCCCGTCGTCGCCGCGCTGCTGTCCCCCAGCACCGCCGCCTCCTACGGTTCGTACTGGGCGAAAGCCGAGGCGGTGTGGGGTGACCGGCCCATGGACACGATCACCGCCACCGAGATCAAAGCCCAATCCGAGATCGCGCGCGCCACGGCCGTGGTCCGCCGCAACTCCCGCGGCGGCCGCAACGCGGCCGAGAACTTCATCGCCGCCGTCCGCTGCCTCTACAAGCACCTGGAGAACGACGGCCGGCTCGACCAGCACCGCAACCCCGCCCGCAGGGTCACCAAACCACGGCGCAATCCCTCCACCCGCCGGGCCCTGCCCAACGGGCAACTGTCCGAGCTCAACGACGTCGTCGCCAGCACCGGAGACGACCCCGAACTCGACGCCCTCCTCTGCCGTCTCCACGAGGAAACCGCCTGCCGCCGCGGCGGAGCGCTCGCCCTGCGACCACGAGACCTCGATCGCCGGCAATGCACAGTCCTGCTTCGGGAGAAAGGCGAAACCGAACGCTGGCAACCCGTCTCCCCCACCCTGATGCGCCACCTCATCGCTCATGGGGAGGAGCGCGGCAACGGCGGCCGAGAGGAGCAGCTCCTGCGCTACGCCAACGGCAACCCCATCACCAAACGCCGCTACGACTACATCTTCCGGCGTGTCCACGCTGAGCTCGAGTGGGCCCGGGCACTACAGGTCACTGCCCACTGGCTCCGGCACACCACCCTGACCTGGGTCGAGCGCAACTTCGGCATCGGCGTTGCTCGCGCCTACGCCGGACACGCCGACACCGCCAGCGACCTCACCACCACCAGCTACGTCAAAGCCGACATCACCGAAGTCGCCGCCGCGCTCGCCGCACTCACCGGCGAACCACACCCGCTCGCCGCCTGA